The Maniola hyperantus chromosome 2, iAphHyp1.2, whole genome shotgun sequence genome includes a region encoding these proteins:
- the GLS gene encoding glutaminase liver isoform, mitochondrial isoform X4 — protein MRFLSKYSFDEFVMESGNEFEKWRNSAPNFYALQSIDMRPYSFVHNVDPAVREGSHKNADDVLFDMFKNDDSGLLPVGKFLAALRTTGIRKNDPRVKEVMHNLYKVHKESNFESGSPETLKLDRKTFKEVIAPNIVLITRAFRSQFVVPDFQDFIKDIEEMYWTAKSITDGKVASYIPQLARANPDNWGVSVCTIDGQRFSIGDVNLPFTLQSCSKPLTYAMALETLGPEVVHNYVGTEPSGRNFNELVLDHNMKPHNPMINAGAILVCSLLKTLDKPEMTLAEKFDYVMSFFSRLAGNELLGFNNAVFLSEREAADRNYALGFYMREHKCYPEKTNFRECMDFYFQCCSMEANCDIMSIMAATLANGGICPITDEKTLRPDSVRNVLSLMHSCGMYDYSGQFAFKVGLPAKSGVSGAMLIVVPNVMGICTWSPPLDPLGNSCRGLQFCEELIKRFNFHKYDNIRYASHKKDPRRYKFESTGLSIVNLLFSAASGDLSALRRHHLSGMNMTLSDYDGRTALHLAAAEGHLACVDFLLAQCGVPHDPQDRWGSRPLNEAETFKHAAVVQYLKEWEETHPQNKPLEKPHTVDEMLAVKPDADDAVKDPSIEEIVSRNGDKKQ, from the exons ATGCGATTTTTGTCAAAGTACAGTTTCGACGAATTCGTTATGGAAAGTGGAAATGAATTTGag AAATGGCGCAACTCAGCACCCAACTTTTATGCACTTCAATCAATTGACATGAG GCCCTACTCATTCGTGCACAACGTAGACCCAGC AGTACGAGAGGGATCTCACAAAAATGCTGATGACGTGCTCTTCGATATGTTCAAAAACGATGACTCGGGACTACTACCTGTGGGAAAATTTTTGGCC GCCTTAAGGACAACTGGCATAAGAAAAAATGATCCACGCGTAAAAGAAGTCATGCATAATTTGTACAAGGTGCACAAAGAATCAAATTTTGAAAGCGGATCCCCCGAAACTTTAAAATTGGACAGGAAGACCTTTAAAGAAGTTATTGCTCCAAACATTGTGCTAATTACAAGAGCATTCCGCAGTCAATTCGTAGTACCTGATTTTCAAGATTTTATCAAAGACATTGAGGAGATGTATTGGACAGCCAAAAGCATAACGGACGGTAAAGTGGCCAGTTACATTCCACAGCTAGCAAGGGCCAATCCGGATAATTGGGGTGTGAGCGTGTGTACTATCGACGGACAAAGATTCTCTATTG GTGACGTCAACTTGCCATTTACTCTTCAGTCATGCAGCAAGCCTTTGACATACGCGATGGCGCTCGAGACCTTGGGTCCTGAAGTGGTGCACAATTACGTTGGCACAGAGCCCAGCGGCCGCAACTTCAATGAACTCGTCTTAGATCATAATA TGAAGCCTCATAACCCTATGATAAACGCTGGGGCAATTTTGGTGTGCTCATTACTGAAAACGTTGGATAAACCAGAGATGACTTTAGCTGAAAAGTTCGATTACGTTATGTCCTTCTTCAGTCGTCTCGCTGGCAATGAGCTGTTGGGCTTCAACAATGCCGTATTTCTGTCCGAGCGCGAGGCAGCTGATCGCAACTACGCACTGGGATTTTATATGCGAGAACATAAATGTTATCCGGAGAAGACGAATTTCCGCGAAtgtatggatttttattttcag TGTTGTTCAATGGAGGCGAATTGCGATATAATGTCAATAATGGCCGCTACACTGGCTAACGGGGGCATTTGCCCCATCACTGATGAGAAAACCCTTCGGCCTGATTCAGTGCGCAACGTGCTATCCCTGATGCACAGCTGTGGGATGTATGACTACTCCGGGCAGTTCGCCTTCAAGGTCGGCCTTCCAGCCAAGTCGGGGGTATCTGGAGCTATGCTTATAGTTGTGCCAAATGTTATGGGGATATGCACCTGGTCTCCGCCTCTCGATCCTCTTGGCAATAGTTGCAGAGGCTTGCAGTTTTGCGAG GAGTTGATCAAGCGGTTCAATTTCCATAAGTATGACAATATCCGTTACGCAAGTCACAAAAAGGACCCGCGTCGTTACAAATTTGAATCTACCGGACTCAGCATTGTGAATCTGCTGTTTTCAGCGGCGAGCGGAGATCTCAGCGCACTACGAAG GCACCATTTATCTGGCATGAACATGACTCTATCAGACTACGACGGGCGCACAGCGTTGCATCTCGCTGCAGCTGAAGGGCATCTTGCTTGCGTGGACTTTTTACTGGCACAGTGCGGAGTACCTCACGACCCACAAGACCGCTGGGGCAGTCGCCCACTCAACGAAGCAGAAACATTTAAGCATGCTGCTGTTGTTCAATATCTGAAGGAATGGGAAGAGACTCACCCACAAAACAAACCGCTTGAGAAACCTCACACTGTTGATGAAATGCTCGCAGTAAAGCCAGACGCAGACGACGCGGTAAAAGATCCCAGCATTGAAGAAATAGTATCCAGAAATGGtgataaaaaacaataa
- the GLS gene encoding glutaminase liver isoform, mitochondrial isoform X6, with product MRFLSKYSFDEFVMESGNEFEKWRNSAPNFYALQSIDMRVREGSHKNADDVLFDMFKNDDSGLLPVGKFLAALRTTGIRKNDPRVKEVMHNLYKVHKESNFESGSPETLKLDRKTFKEVIAPNIVLITRAFRSQFVVPDFQDFIKDIEEMYWTAKSITDGKVASYIPQLARANPDNWGVSVCTIDGQRFSIGDVNLPFTLQSCSKPLTYAMALETLGPEVVHNYVGTEPSGRNFNELVLDHNMKPHNPMINAGAILVCSLLKTLDKPEMTLAEKFDYVMSFFSRLAGNELLGFNNAVFLSEREAADRNYALGFYMREHKCYPEKTNFRECMDFYFQCCSMEANCDIMSIMAATLANGGICPITDEKTLRPDSVRNVLSLMHSCGMYDYSGQFAFKVGLPAKSGVSGAMLIVVPNVMGICTWSPPLDPLGNSCRGLQFCEELIKRFNFHKYDNIRYASHKKDPRRYKFESTGLSIVNLLFSAASGDLSALRRHHLSGMNMTLSDYDGRTALHLAAAEGHLACVDFLLAQCGVPHDPQDRWGSRPLNEAETFKHAAVVQYLKEWEETHPQNKPLEKPHTVDEMLAVKPDADDAVKDPSIEEIVSRNGDKKQ from the exons ATGCGATTTTTGTCAAAGTACAGTTTCGACGAATTCGTTATGGAAAGTGGAAATGAATTTGag AAATGGCGCAACTCAGCACCCAACTTTTATGCACTTCAATCAATTGACATGAG AGTACGAGAGGGATCTCACAAAAATGCTGATGACGTGCTCTTCGATATGTTCAAAAACGATGACTCGGGACTACTACCTGTGGGAAAATTTTTGGCC GCCTTAAGGACAACTGGCATAAGAAAAAATGATCCACGCGTAAAAGAAGTCATGCATAATTTGTACAAGGTGCACAAAGAATCAAATTTTGAAAGCGGATCCCCCGAAACTTTAAAATTGGACAGGAAGACCTTTAAAGAAGTTATTGCTCCAAACATTGTGCTAATTACAAGAGCATTCCGCAGTCAATTCGTAGTACCTGATTTTCAAGATTTTATCAAAGACATTGAGGAGATGTATTGGACAGCCAAAAGCATAACGGACGGTAAAGTGGCCAGTTACATTCCACAGCTAGCAAGGGCCAATCCGGATAATTGGGGTGTGAGCGTGTGTACTATCGACGGACAAAGATTCTCTATTG GTGACGTCAACTTGCCATTTACTCTTCAGTCATGCAGCAAGCCTTTGACATACGCGATGGCGCTCGAGACCTTGGGTCCTGAAGTGGTGCACAATTACGTTGGCACAGAGCCCAGCGGCCGCAACTTCAATGAACTCGTCTTAGATCATAATA TGAAGCCTCATAACCCTATGATAAACGCTGGGGCAATTTTGGTGTGCTCATTACTGAAAACGTTGGATAAACCAGAGATGACTTTAGCTGAAAAGTTCGATTACGTTATGTCCTTCTTCAGTCGTCTCGCTGGCAATGAGCTGTTGGGCTTCAACAATGCCGTATTTCTGTCCGAGCGCGAGGCAGCTGATCGCAACTACGCACTGGGATTTTATATGCGAGAACATAAATGTTATCCGGAGAAGACGAATTTCCGCGAAtgtatggatttttattttcag TGTTGTTCAATGGAGGCGAATTGCGATATAATGTCAATAATGGCCGCTACACTGGCTAACGGGGGCATTTGCCCCATCACTGATGAGAAAACCCTTCGGCCTGATTCAGTGCGCAACGTGCTATCCCTGATGCACAGCTGTGGGATGTATGACTACTCCGGGCAGTTCGCCTTCAAGGTCGGCCTTCCAGCCAAGTCGGGGGTATCTGGAGCTATGCTTATAGTTGTGCCAAATGTTATGGGGATATGCACCTGGTCTCCGCCTCTCGATCCTCTTGGCAATAGTTGCAGAGGCTTGCAGTTTTGCGAG GAGTTGATCAAGCGGTTCAATTTCCATAAGTATGACAATATCCGTTACGCAAGTCACAAAAAGGACCCGCGTCGTTACAAATTTGAATCTACCGGACTCAGCATTGTGAATCTGCTGTTTTCAGCGGCGAGCGGAGATCTCAGCGCACTACGAAG GCACCATTTATCTGGCATGAACATGACTCTATCAGACTACGACGGGCGCACAGCGTTGCATCTCGCTGCAGCTGAAGGGCATCTTGCTTGCGTGGACTTTTTACTGGCACAGTGCGGAGTACCTCACGACCCACAAGACCGCTGGGGCAGTCGCCCACTCAACGAAGCAGAAACATTTAAGCATGCTGCTGTTGTTCAATATCTGAAGGAATGGGAAGAGACTCACCCACAAAACAAACCGCTTGAGAAACCTCACACTGTTGATGAAATGCTCGCAGTAAAGCCAGACGCAGACGACGCGGTAAAAGATCCCAGCATTGAAGAAATAGTATCCAGAAATGGtgataaaaaacaataa
- the GLS gene encoding glutaminase liver isoform, mitochondrial isoform X1 yields the protein MNSRQLRRLAALSRPVLERSAPCICYRRYSQVRPVYVIERPKWRNSAPNFYALQSIDMRPYSFVHNVDPAVREGSHKNADDVLFDMFKNDDSGLLPVGKFLAALRTTGIRKNDPRVKEVMHNLYKVHKESNFESGSPETLKLDRKTFKEVIAPNIVLITRAFRSQFVVPDFQDFIKDIEEMYWTAKSITDGKVASYIPQLARANPDNWGVSVCTIDGQRFSIGDVNLPFTLQSCSKPLTYAMALETLGPEVVHNYVGTEPSGRNFNELVLDHNMKPHNPMINAGAILVCSLLKTLDKPEMTLAEKFDYVMSFFSRLAGNELLGFNNAVFLSEREAADRNYALGFYMREHKCYPEKTNFRECMDFYFQCCSMEANCDIMSIMAATLANGGICPITDEKTLRPDSVRNVLSLMHSCGMYDYSGQFAFKVGLPAKSGVSGAMLIVVPNVMGICTWSPPLDPLGNSCRGLQFCEELIKRFNFHKYDNIRYASHKKDPRRYKFESTGLSIVNLLFSAASGDLSALRRHHLSGMNMTLSDYDGRTALHLAAAEGHLACVDFLLAQCGVPHDPQDRWGSRPLNEAETFKHAAVVQYLKEWEETHPQNKPLEKPHTVDEMLAVKPDADDAVKDPSIEEIVSRNGDKKQ from the exons ATGAATAGCCGACAACTCCGTAGGCTCGCTGCCCTGAGCCGCCCTGTCCTAGAACGTTCTGCACCATGTATCTGCTATCGCCGTTACAGTCAAGTGAGGCCCGTCTATGTTATAGAAAGACCT AAATGGCGCAACTCAGCACCCAACTTTTATGCACTTCAATCAATTGACATGAG GCCCTACTCATTCGTGCACAACGTAGACCCAGC AGTACGAGAGGGATCTCACAAAAATGCTGATGACGTGCTCTTCGATATGTTCAAAAACGATGACTCGGGACTACTACCTGTGGGAAAATTTTTGGCC GCCTTAAGGACAACTGGCATAAGAAAAAATGATCCACGCGTAAAAGAAGTCATGCATAATTTGTACAAGGTGCACAAAGAATCAAATTTTGAAAGCGGATCCCCCGAAACTTTAAAATTGGACAGGAAGACCTTTAAAGAAGTTATTGCTCCAAACATTGTGCTAATTACAAGAGCATTCCGCAGTCAATTCGTAGTACCTGATTTTCAAGATTTTATCAAAGACATTGAGGAGATGTATTGGACAGCCAAAAGCATAACGGACGGTAAAGTGGCCAGTTACATTCCACAGCTAGCAAGGGCCAATCCGGATAATTGGGGTGTGAGCGTGTGTACTATCGACGGACAAAGATTCTCTATTG GTGACGTCAACTTGCCATTTACTCTTCAGTCATGCAGCAAGCCTTTGACATACGCGATGGCGCTCGAGACCTTGGGTCCTGAAGTGGTGCACAATTACGTTGGCACAGAGCCCAGCGGCCGCAACTTCAATGAACTCGTCTTAGATCATAATA TGAAGCCTCATAACCCTATGATAAACGCTGGGGCAATTTTGGTGTGCTCATTACTGAAAACGTTGGATAAACCAGAGATGACTTTAGCTGAAAAGTTCGATTACGTTATGTCCTTCTTCAGTCGTCTCGCTGGCAATGAGCTGTTGGGCTTCAACAATGCCGTATTTCTGTCCGAGCGCGAGGCAGCTGATCGCAACTACGCACTGGGATTTTATATGCGAGAACATAAATGTTATCCGGAGAAGACGAATTTCCGCGAAtgtatggatttttattttcag TGTTGTTCAATGGAGGCGAATTGCGATATAATGTCAATAATGGCCGCTACACTGGCTAACGGGGGCATTTGCCCCATCACTGATGAGAAAACCCTTCGGCCTGATTCAGTGCGCAACGTGCTATCCCTGATGCACAGCTGTGGGATGTATGACTACTCCGGGCAGTTCGCCTTCAAGGTCGGCCTTCCAGCCAAGTCGGGGGTATCTGGAGCTATGCTTATAGTTGTGCCAAATGTTATGGGGATATGCACCTGGTCTCCGCCTCTCGATCCTCTTGGCAATAGTTGCAGAGGCTTGCAGTTTTGCGAG GAGTTGATCAAGCGGTTCAATTTCCATAAGTATGACAATATCCGTTACGCAAGTCACAAAAAGGACCCGCGTCGTTACAAATTTGAATCTACCGGACTCAGCATTGTGAATCTGCTGTTTTCAGCGGCGAGCGGAGATCTCAGCGCACTACGAAG GCACCATTTATCTGGCATGAACATGACTCTATCAGACTACGACGGGCGCACAGCGTTGCATCTCGCTGCAGCTGAAGGGCATCTTGCTTGCGTGGACTTTTTACTGGCACAGTGCGGAGTACCTCACGACCCACAAGACCGCTGGGGCAGTCGCCCACTCAACGAAGCAGAAACATTTAAGCATGCTGCTGTTGTTCAATATCTGAAGGAATGGGAAGAGACTCACCCACAAAACAAACCGCTTGAGAAACCTCACACTGTTGATGAAATGCTCGCAGTAAAGCCAGACGCAGACGACGCGGTAAAAGATCCCAGCATTGAAGAAATAGTATCCAGAAATGGtgataaaaaacaataa
- the GLS gene encoding glutaminase liver isoform, mitochondrial isoform X5 has translation MNSRQLRRLAALSRPVLERSAPCICYRRYSQKWRNSAPNFYALQSIDMRVREGSHKNADDVLFDMFKNDDSGLLPVGKFLAALRTTGIRKNDPRVKEVMHNLYKVHKESNFESGSPETLKLDRKTFKEVIAPNIVLITRAFRSQFVVPDFQDFIKDIEEMYWTAKSITDGKVASYIPQLARANPDNWGVSVCTIDGQRFSIGDVNLPFTLQSCSKPLTYAMALETLGPEVVHNYVGTEPSGRNFNELVLDHNMKPHNPMINAGAILVCSLLKTLDKPEMTLAEKFDYVMSFFSRLAGNELLGFNNAVFLSEREAADRNYALGFYMREHKCYPEKTNFRECMDFYFQCCSMEANCDIMSIMAATLANGGICPITDEKTLRPDSVRNVLSLMHSCGMYDYSGQFAFKVGLPAKSGVSGAMLIVVPNVMGICTWSPPLDPLGNSCRGLQFCEELIKRFNFHKYDNIRYASHKKDPRRYKFESTGLSIVNLLFSAASGDLSALRRHHLSGMNMTLSDYDGRTALHLAAAEGHLACVDFLLAQCGVPHDPQDRWGSRPLNEAETFKHAAVVQYLKEWEETHPQNKPLEKPHTVDEMLAVKPDADDAVKDPSIEEIVSRNGDKKQ, from the exons ATGAATAGCCGACAACTCCGTAGGCTCGCTGCCCTGAGCCGCCCTGTCCTAGAACGTTCTGCACCATGTATCTGCTATCGCCGTTACAGTCAA AAATGGCGCAACTCAGCACCCAACTTTTATGCACTTCAATCAATTGACATGAG AGTACGAGAGGGATCTCACAAAAATGCTGATGACGTGCTCTTCGATATGTTCAAAAACGATGACTCGGGACTACTACCTGTGGGAAAATTTTTGGCC GCCTTAAGGACAACTGGCATAAGAAAAAATGATCCACGCGTAAAAGAAGTCATGCATAATTTGTACAAGGTGCACAAAGAATCAAATTTTGAAAGCGGATCCCCCGAAACTTTAAAATTGGACAGGAAGACCTTTAAAGAAGTTATTGCTCCAAACATTGTGCTAATTACAAGAGCATTCCGCAGTCAATTCGTAGTACCTGATTTTCAAGATTTTATCAAAGACATTGAGGAGATGTATTGGACAGCCAAAAGCATAACGGACGGTAAAGTGGCCAGTTACATTCCACAGCTAGCAAGGGCCAATCCGGATAATTGGGGTGTGAGCGTGTGTACTATCGACGGACAAAGATTCTCTATTG GTGACGTCAACTTGCCATTTACTCTTCAGTCATGCAGCAAGCCTTTGACATACGCGATGGCGCTCGAGACCTTGGGTCCTGAAGTGGTGCACAATTACGTTGGCACAGAGCCCAGCGGCCGCAACTTCAATGAACTCGTCTTAGATCATAATA TGAAGCCTCATAACCCTATGATAAACGCTGGGGCAATTTTGGTGTGCTCATTACTGAAAACGTTGGATAAACCAGAGATGACTTTAGCTGAAAAGTTCGATTACGTTATGTCCTTCTTCAGTCGTCTCGCTGGCAATGAGCTGTTGGGCTTCAACAATGCCGTATTTCTGTCCGAGCGCGAGGCAGCTGATCGCAACTACGCACTGGGATTTTATATGCGAGAACATAAATGTTATCCGGAGAAGACGAATTTCCGCGAAtgtatggatttttattttcag TGTTGTTCAATGGAGGCGAATTGCGATATAATGTCAATAATGGCCGCTACACTGGCTAACGGGGGCATTTGCCCCATCACTGATGAGAAAACCCTTCGGCCTGATTCAGTGCGCAACGTGCTATCCCTGATGCACAGCTGTGGGATGTATGACTACTCCGGGCAGTTCGCCTTCAAGGTCGGCCTTCCAGCCAAGTCGGGGGTATCTGGAGCTATGCTTATAGTTGTGCCAAATGTTATGGGGATATGCACCTGGTCTCCGCCTCTCGATCCTCTTGGCAATAGTTGCAGAGGCTTGCAGTTTTGCGAG GAGTTGATCAAGCGGTTCAATTTCCATAAGTATGACAATATCCGTTACGCAAGTCACAAAAAGGACCCGCGTCGTTACAAATTTGAATCTACCGGACTCAGCATTGTGAATCTGCTGTTTTCAGCGGCGAGCGGAGATCTCAGCGCACTACGAAG GCACCATTTATCTGGCATGAACATGACTCTATCAGACTACGACGGGCGCACAGCGTTGCATCTCGCTGCAGCTGAAGGGCATCTTGCTTGCGTGGACTTTTTACTGGCACAGTGCGGAGTACCTCACGACCCACAAGACCGCTGGGGCAGTCGCCCACTCAACGAAGCAGAAACATTTAAGCATGCTGCTGTTGTTCAATATCTGAAGGAATGGGAAGAGACTCACCCACAAAACAAACCGCTTGAGAAACCTCACACTGTTGATGAAATGCTCGCAGTAAAGCCAGACGCAGACGACGCGGTAAAAGATCCCAGCATTGAAGAAATAGTATCCAGAAATGGtgataaaaaacaataa
- the GLS gene encoding glutaminase liver isoform, mitochondrial isoform X2 yields MNSRQLRRLAALSRPVLERSAPCICYRRYSQKWRNSAPNFYALQSIDMRPYSFVHNVDPAVREGSHKNADDVLFDMFKNDDSGLLPVGKFLAALRTTGIRKNDPRVKEVMHNLYKVHKESNFESGSPETLKLDRKTFKEVIAPNIVLITRAFRSQFVVPDFQDFIKDIEEMYWTAKSITDGKVASYIPQLARANPDNWGVSVCTIDGQRFSIGDVNLPFTLQSCSKPLTYAMALETLGPEVVHNYVGTEPSGRNFNELVLDHNMKPHNPMINAGAILVCSLLKTLDKPEMTLAEKFDYVMSFFSRLAGNELLGFNNAVFLSEREAADRNYALGFYMREHKCYPEKTNFRECMDFYFQCCSMEANCDIMSIMAATLANGGICPITDEKTLRPDSVRNVLSLMHSCGMYDYSGQFAFKVGLPAKSGVSGAMLIVVPNVMGICTWSPPLDPLGNSCRGLQFCEELIKRFNFHKYDNIRYASHKKDPRRYKFESTGLSIVNLLFSAASGDLSALRRHHLSGMNMTLSDYDGRTALHLAAAEGHLACVDFLLAQCGVPHDPQDRWGSRPLNEAETFKHAAVVQYLKEWEETHPQNKPLEKPHTVDEMLAVKPDADDAVKDPSIEEIVSRNGDKKQ; encoded by the exons ATGAATAGCCGACAACTCCGTAGGCTCGCTGCCCTGAGCCGCCCTGTCCTAGAACGTTCTGCACCATGTATCTGCTATCGCCGTTACAGTCAA AAATGGCGCAACTCAGCACCCAACTTTTATGCACTTCAATCAATTGACATGAG GCCCTACTCATTCGTGCACAACGTAGACCCAGC AGTACGAGAGGGATCTCACAAAAATGCTGATGACGTGCTCTTCGATATGTTCAAAAACGATGACTCGGGACTACTACCTGTGGGAAAATTTTTGGCC GCCTTAAGGACAACTGGCATAAGAAAAAATGATCCACGCGTAAAAGAAGTCATGCATAATTTGTACAAGGTGCACAAAGAATCAAATTTTGAAAGCGGATCCCCCGAAACTTTAAAATTGGACAGGAAGACCTTTAAAGAAGTTATTGCTCCAAACATTGTGCTAATTACAAGAGCATTCCGCAGTCAATTCGTAGTACCTGATTTTCAAGATTTTATCAAAGACATTGAGGAGATGTATTGGACAGCCAAAAGCATAACGGACGGTAAAGTGGCCAGTTACATTCCACAGCTAGCAAGGGCCAATCCGGATAATTGGGGTGTGAGCGTGTGTACTATCGACGGACAAAGATTCTCTATTG GTGACGTCAACTTGCCATTTACTCTTCAGTCATGCAGCAAGCCTTTGACATACGCGATGGCGCTCGAGACCTTGGGTCCTGAAGTGGTGCACAATTACGTTGGCACAGAGCCCAGCGGCCGCAACTTCAATGAACTCGTCTTAGATCATAATA TGAAGCCTCATAACCCTATGATAAACGCTGGGGCAATTTTGGTGTGCTCATTACTGAAAACGTTGGATAAACCAGAGATGACTTTAGCTGAAAAGTTCGATTACGTTATGTCCTTCTTCAGTCGTCTCGCTGGCAATGAGCTGTTGGGCTTCAACAATGCCGTATTTCTGTCCGAGCGCGAGGCAGCTGATCGCAACTACGCACTGGGATTTTATATGCGAGAACATAAATGTTATCCGGAGAAGACGAATTTCCGCGAAtgtatggatttttattttcag TGTTGTTCAATGGAGGCGAATTGCGATATAATGTCAATAATGGCCGCTACACTGGCTAACGGGGGCATTTGCCCCATCACTGATGAGAAAACCCTTCGGCCTGATTCAGTGCGCAACGTGCTATCCCTGATGCACAGCTGTGGGATGTATGACTACTCCGGGCAGTTCGCCTTCAAGGTCGGCCTTCCAGCCAAGTCGGGGGTATCTGGAGCTATGCTTATAGTTGTGCCAAATGTTATGGGGATATGCACCTGGTCTCCGCCTCTCGATCCTCTTGGCAATAGTTGCAGAGGCTTGCAGTTTTGCGAG GAGTTGATCAAGCGGTTCAATTTCCATAAGTATGACAATATCCGTTACGCAAGTCACAAAAAGGACCCGCGTCGTTACAAATTTGAATCTACCGGACTCAGCATTGTGAATCTGCTGTTTTCAGCGGCGAGCGGAGATCTCAGCGCACTACGAAG GCACCATTTATCTGGCATGAACATGACTCTATCAGACTACGACGGGCGCACAGCGTTGCATCTCGCTGCAGCTGAAGGGCATCTTGCTTGCGTGGACTTTTTACTGGCACAGTGCGGAGTACCTCACGACCCACAAGACCGCTGGGGCAGTCGCCCACTCAACGAAGCAGAAACATTTAAGCATGCTGCTGTTGTTCAATATCTGAAGGAATGGGAAGAGACTCACCCACAAAACAAACCGCTTGAGAAACCTCACACTGTTGATGAAATGCTCGCAGTAAAGCCAGACGCAGACGACGCGGTAAAAGATCCCAGCATTGAAGAAATAGTATCCAGAAATGGtgataaaaaacaataa